Within the Indicator indicator isolate 239-I01 chromosome 1, UM_Iind_1.1, whole genome shotgun sequence genome, the region ctcccctggtgcaacttgaggccatttcctctcatcctatcactgacCCGCATcttactgcaacctcctttcaggtagttgtagagagtattgaggtctcccctcagcctccttctccagaataaacaatccccagttccctcaactatttttcacaagacttgttctctagacccttcaccggctttgttgcccttctgtggacatgctccagcaactccaacatccttcttgtagggaGGGGTCCAAAATTAAACACagttataattaaaaaaatactaaatttcTCTTGTGAGCAAGTCATGATCCTATAGCATGTTGGTTTAaccttttgtgctttttttttcttttaaggaaaGGAGTTTCGGAGATTCTATACAAACTCCAGAGAACTGTTATTACTGCTTCTTTTATCATGGAAAACTGGAGTAAATTGTCTGAACAGTCACTGTGATCTACTTGTTGCCTTTTTATCTATCTTTACCTCCTTCCTcagtttttccttccttagTTCTAACTGCTTGCGCAATTCTTTTTGTCTGGGAGAAAGGCAGTAAGTGGAGCTTCTCACAGCCACATTTGCAGACTGTGCCCTTGGTGGAGTCTTCCGTTTTCCCAGACCTcttgcagcaccagcagcagaatttggGCGACGCTTGGGGTTAGATGGAGGCTTAGGGAAATACAAACACTCTTCTCCACCTGCACCTTGAGAACAATGTGCTCCTAGTTTTACTGGAGGTATTTCCTTCATTCGAGAGGTAGGGCCAAAAGGACCATACTGTGAAGATTTTGGAGATTTATGTTGAGTTTCAATATCAGTAAAAGAAACACTTATTGGGGGCAAAAATCCTTGGCTTTCAATATCACGTAAACTTAAGAGTTCAAACTTCCCATCTTTTTCCACTAGGATTTTACcatccttcttttcctcatccttgccAGCACGTGGTGAAAGTGATGTGCTTTCCTGTCCCATTTCGTTAGAAATATGCAACCGAGATAGCCTGTTTGAAACATCATCTCCTCTTGCAAGCTCAGTTTTACAAACTTCAGTATCTTCTAGAGGAGGGACTTCAAGATCCACCAACTTATCCTTAAATTTTAATTTCCGTTCTCTTTTCTGATCCACAGGAGCCTGATTCTCCAGCAGTTTGTTGGCTTCTTCAATCTTTTCCAGGATATAACGCTTTAtttcttcatcctcttcttcATCCAATTCCTGCTGGTTTTCCATCTTGGATTCCTGGATAGAGCTTTCACTATCAGTATCAGATACACAGTCACCCTGTTTAATATCAGACCTGGATTCCAAACTTTCTTCATTGGAGGGTCTCACTTGTGCATCTACATCTGCCTCTGAAGGCTGATCTggattttcttccatttcctcgTTGTTTTCCTCCAAGTTGTCCACAACTTTAACAATTTGTGCTTCCTTATCGTCTCCATTTTTTTCAGGATtctaaaaaagaattaaaataaactaGTCTACTTTCCCAAGAAAGAACAGTTAccagaaaaagataaaagaaacagcaagaagGAAGAGCAATACTAGCATAACATGACAGCATAAAACCAGAACaatgtgaatcatagaatcataaagtcatagaatcgttttggttagAAGatatctttaagatcatcaagtccaaccttcagcttaagaccaccatggccattaaaccatgttccaaagtgccatgtccacacatttcttaaataccttcaggtacactgactccaccacatccctgggtaacctattccaatgcctgaacaatTCTAATGAAAGGAATACAGAAGTACTTTTGAAACAAACTTATTATTTTCAATGAACACTGGATTTTCTGCTTTAAGGCAATTATTACTAAACTAACCCATCCACTAAATTGTTTTTCATTATAATTCCATATAACCTTCCTTGTCAAAATTCAGTGAATGCACCTACACATTTCAAATCATACTGAATTTTGTGTTTATGATTTCAAATATTACGGAGGTTTGTTATCTTAATAAGACAACtagcatttaatttaaaaaatacctcTCTTTCAccaacattttcttcttcattagTTAGACATTCATGGTCTTCTTCAAAATCATCCTCATATTCTCCACTTTCTACTAAATCACCCATGTCTGCTGGATCTCCTTGGTCTTCCTTTTTATCACTCATTTTGGTGATGTTTTAGAGTAATGCTacaaaagggagagggggaaaaactAGTAAGACACAAATATAGAACATCAAACTTGTAAGCAGTATCAATGCAAATATGGCAGATAGCACTACAGCACCTGAGGATTAAGGAACACCAATggtttataaacatgaatgattTGGGCCTTTCCAGCTCTAATTATTAGGGGGAAATGTgagtaaaagcaaacaaagccaaAGTGACAGACTGGATACAGTCATATTCACAATAAAACTGAAGATGAGCCACTGTAAGGACTGAATCTTTTAAACAATCTTTGGACTGCATAGTACACAGGTGTCAACAGCTCCTTAAATGGCAGTGCTTGAGTTCCAGGCTGACTGCCTGTCACCCCTCACTCGACAGAAAGACCTGCCTCCATCTAAAGACACAAAAGGGTTAAAGATGTGTGGAGAAACACATCAGCCTAGAGAGCTAATTCCACTCTTTTTACAGCTTTAGCTACCGATCATTCTTTATCTACTTTTATCTACTTTATCATTCTTTATCTACTTTGTTTATGAAAACAAcataaaagaaggaaaggttGATTATTCAGACGTTCCTATTCTGTGTCCTCTGCTGTAGACTAGAAGGTGTCACTTCTGAGTGTCTCTAGTAGCACAAATCTGTCATTTACAGCATGCTACAAGACCATGTAGCATATGGCAACACAATGTGGGATGTAAGAATTAGCTCTGCCCCTGGATAGCCCTGAGTGAGACCATCTTGCCCTTCCAAACAAGAAGGGTTGCACCTGGACTTCCCAGTCTGTCCAACCACTCTGTAATGCAAAAGCCCTCCGGAAAATGTTGCTTAAATTTCTTCAAGCTCTTGTTTTAAGTTCTGATGAGCATATTTGAGTTCTCAGTTATTTATTCTCAGGAACACCAGCTCCACTTCTTCAAACACTGCATTTCATGCTGGACAAGAGTGCTGCTTTTTTAGACCTTAACGTTTAGTCAACATTTAAGAGGTGTGCTGTTTTGGCTGGGAttagttaattttcttcacagtagctAGTTATTAGGCTGTATTTTGGATTTATGCTGGAAACAGTGTTGGTAattcccagcatggtaggggttgaaagtgacctccaaagatcatctattccaaccactctgctaaagcaggtttatCCAGAGTGGGTAGCACAGGTCTACATCTGAGTGGGTTTTTAatttctccagaggagacttcacaataATTCAGGGAGGTTTTAGTTACAGCTGAGCAGTGCCCACATAGAGTCCAtggccttttctgctcctcataTACCACCAGCAAGTGGGCTGAGGGTGcacaagaagttgggaggggacacagctgggcacagATGACCTCAACCGACCAAAGGGCTGTCccataccatatgatgtcatgttcagcatataaagctgtgggaagaaggaaaaggggacaGAGTTATGGCATTTGTCTTCCTAAGTCATTGttggagccctgctttcctggagatggctggaCACTTGCCTACTGAAGGAAGGTGATGAAttaattccttgttttgctttgcttgcataCATTGCTTTTCCTTTACCTATTAagctgtctttatctcaacccacaagttttctcacttttacttCTCTGATTCTCAACCCCATCCCACCAGGAGGGTGGAGTAAGCAGCAAGCAATGTGTGAGTCTTAGCTGCTGCTTGGGGTTAAATCACAAGAGGAAAGAATGGTAATAAAGCCATGCACTTCTGCTGCAAACTTGTTTGTATAGAAACTTTATAAATAAAGCTCTTTTTATCTGATCCATAATTTGTTTGGGAAGATCTGGAAACTGTTTACTCCCAATTCACTTCTTTTTAGCCATCACTTGACAGGAGAATCACCCATTCACACTATGTTTCTTCAAGTTTATATTTTCAAGGCTTCTTCAGACTGTTTCTTTGGCTTTCCACACCATGTCTATTTCCATCATGTTTTTTCAGCACCTCTCCTCATAAGATATGCAATAATTTTTGCTGTGAAATGCCCCTTCATTCACAAGTATCCTTGGTTTGAGTGGTGACATATACCTGGGTTCTTAACGGAGGTGAGTTTGCTTCTAGTACATACTCAGCAGGAAGGAATCATTTCTCCTTAATTTCATCATTATGCTAAGCGGACATAAAAGCTACAAAGCTGAACTGTGCCATTAGCAAAACACGTTCAGGTCTATCTGTGACATTCAACACAAATACTGAAAG harbors:
- the CCDC181 gene encoding coiled-coil domain-containing protein 181, which translates into the protein NITKMSDKKEDQGDPADMGDLVESGEYEDDFEEDHECLTNEEENVGERENPEKNGDDKEAQIVKVVDNLEENNEEMEENPDQPSEADVDAQVRPSNEESLESRSDIKQGDCVSDTDSESSIQESKMENQQELDEEEDEEIKRYILEKIEEANKLLENQAPVDQKRERKLKFKDKLVDLEVPPLEDTEVCKTELARGDDVSNRLSRLHISNEMGQESTSLSPRAGKDEEKKDGKILVEKDGKFELLSLRDIESQGFLPPISVSFTDIETQHKSPKSSQYGPFGPTSRMKEIPPVKLGAHCSQGAGGEECLYFPKPPSNPKRRPNSAAGAARGLGKRKTPPRAQSANVAVRSSTYCLSPRQKELRKQLELRKEKLRKEEEERKREQEEQKRKENEMVFKAWLQKKKEQVQEEKRSRRAKELEDLNSKDKNRNPEEAFKLWLKKKHQEHMKEKQIEMLRRQAEGITLFPRTEECNRAFKEWLKRKREEKRAEELAAKERARQLRLEARRAKQLQNIHCINSEPKSFRFTDHYS